In Methanofollis sp. UBA420, one DNA window encodes the following:
- a CDS encoding Gfo/Idh/MocA family oxidoreductase codes for MDAGVIGTGTMGRNHVRVYTELKEVGTTYVYDLDAAAAERVAAANDAEVCHSMDELLRKAECISVCVPTPYHFSTAGQVIGAGVHTLIEKPICLTAEEGKQLLGLIPDDITVGVGHIERFNPVVDEVKRLIKDPLYVQISRHNPASARVTGSSVVEDLMIHDIDIVFHALFNGPYTLKSSGTADIAGALLTFGTTPVYLSASRKSSKKVRTIYVEEEDLTIEGDFMTQEVYVYRKPGAYGQENGLYRQENIIEKVLVNKVEPLKIELQTFVRAARDGTPFPVSPAEGLENLRICEEIRGSLSI; via the coding sequence ATGGACGCAGGCGTCATCGGCACCGGCACGATGGGCAGGAACCATGTGCGGGTCTACACCGAGTTGAAAGAGGTCGGCACGACCTATGTCTACGACCTCGATGCGGCGGCCGCAGAGAGAGTCGCAGCCGCGAACGACGCCGAGGTCTGCCACTCGATGGACGAACTCCTGCGGAAGGCCGAGTGCATCTCGGTCTGCGTCCCGACGCCGTACCACTTCTCGACGGCAGGACAGGTCATCGGAGCCGGGGTGCACACCCTCATCGAGAAGCCGATCTGCCTCACCGCCGAGGAGGGGAAGCAGCTCCTCGGCCTGATCCCTGACGACATCACCGTCGGCGTCGGCCACATCGAACGCTTCAACCCGGTCGTCGACGAGGTGAAAAGGCTCATCAAAGATCCCCTCTATGTCCAGATCTCACGGCACAACCCGGCATCGGCACGGGTGACCGGTTCCTCTGTCGTCGAGGACCTGATGATCCACGACATCGACATCGTCTTCCACGCCCTCTTCAACGGGCCGTACACCCTCAAAAGCAGCGGCACCGCCGATATCGCGGGGGCGCTCCTCACCTTCGGGACGACACCGGTCTATCTCTCCGCAAGCAGGAAGTCCTCCAAGAAGGTCAGGACGATCTATGTCGAGGAGGAAGACCTGACGATCGAGGGCGACTTCATGACCCAGGAGGTCTACGTCTACCGGAAACCCGGCGCATACGGCCAGGAAAACGGGCTGTACCGTCAGGAGAACATCATCGAGAAGGTGCTCGTGAACAAGGTCGAGCCCCTGAAGATCGAACTCCAGACTTTTGTCAGGGCGGCACGCGACGGCACGCCCTTCCCGGTATCGCCGGCAGAGGGGCTTGAAAACCTCAGGATCTGCGAGGAGATCAGGGGCAGCCTCTCCATCTGA
- a CDS encoding nucleotide sugar dehydrogenase has product MKDRLSSIIARKGPIRRIGVIGMGYVGIPAAVLFADAPAFEHVYGFQRDSPSSGYKIEMLNRGESPLKGEEPGLEDLLQKVVSAGTFECTPDFSKIAECDAVTLAIQTPFKDKKDLLPDFTPLIAGIRNVGKYLTPGTLVVLESTITPGTTAGMAREILEEESGLVAGEDFALAHAPERVMVGRLLKNIREHDRIVGGIDDVSTKRAVELYSPVLTLGHVIPMTATAAEVTKTAENTFRDLQIAAVNQLALYCEAMGINVYDVRAGVASLKGEGITRAILWPGAGVGGHCLTKDTYHLERGVQQLGPDALDFPDGRESLYTLARGINDFMPEHMLHLTESALAQAGKTLKGAKIALLGWAFINDSDDARNTPAEPYYEAAKAAGAEVRVHDTWVDPETAPDVPPGLSKDLDAVLKSADAVAIFAGHKEYRRLVPAEVKALCACPHPAVVDGRNVADPDAWIDAGFTYRGIGRGDKNGHTFTE; this is encoded by the coding sequence ATGAAAGACAGACTCTCATCGATCATAGCACGGAAAGGCCCGATCCGGCGGATCGGCGTCATCGGCATGGGCTATGTGGGCATCCCCGCGGCGGTGCTCTTCGCCGATGCCCCGGCATTCGAACATGTCTACGGTTTCCAGAGAGACTCCCCCTCGTCTGGCTATAAAATAGAGATGCTGAATCGGGGCGAGTCGCCCCTCAAGGGCGAGGAGCCCGGGCTTGAAGACCTCCTCCAGAAGGTCGTCTCAGCCGGTACGTTCGAGTGCACCCCCGACTTTTCGAAGATCGCCGAGTGCGACGCGGTGACGCTCGCGATCCAGACGCCCTTCAAGGACAAGAAAGACCTCCTCCCCGACTTCACTCCCCTGATCGCCGGGATCAGGAATGTCGGGAAATACCTCACCCCCGGCACGCTCGTCGTGCTCGAATCGACGATCACGCCGGGGACGACTGCAGGAATGGCCCGCGAGATCCTGGAAGAGGAGTCAGGCCTCGTCGCAGGCGAGGACTTCGCCCTCGCCCACGCACCCGAGAGGGTGATGGTCGGAAGATTGCTCAAGAATATCCGCGAGCACGACAGGATCGTCGGCGGCATCGACGACGTGAGCACGAAACGGGCCGTCGAACTCTACTCGCCCGTCCTCACCCTCGGCCATGTCATCCCGATGACCGCCACCGCGGCCGAGGTGACAAAGACCGCGGAGAACACCTTCCGCGACCTCCAGATCGCCGCAGTCAACCAGCTCGCCCTGTACTGCGAGGCTATGGGCATCAATGTCTATGATGTGCGGGCCGGCGTCGCCTCCCTCAAGGGCGAGGGGATCACCCGCGCCATCCTCTGGCCGGGCGCAGGCGTCGGCGGCCACTGCCTCACCAAAGACACCTACCACCTGGAGAGGGGCGTGCAGCAACTCGGGCCGGACGCCCTCGACTTCCCGGACGGCAGGGAGTCGCTGTACACCCTCGCCCGCGGCATCAACGACTTCATGCCCGAGCACATGCTCCATCTTACAGAGTCGGCGCTCGCACAGGCAGGAAAGACCCTGAAAGGCGCGAAGATCGCCCTTCTCGGCTGGGCCTTCATCAACGACTCGGACGACGCACGGAACACCCCGGCAGAACCCTACTACGAGGCGGCGAAGGCCGCGGGTGCGGAGGTCCGCGTCCACGATACATGGGTCGACCCGGAGACGGCGCCCGACGTGCCGCCGGGATTGTCGAAGGATCTCGACGCCGTGCTCAAGAGTGCCGATGCGGTCGCCATCTTTGCCGGACACAAGGAGTACAGGAGACTCGTGCCGGCAGAAGTGAAGGCGCTCTGCGCCTGCCCCCACCCGGCGGTCGTCGACGGCAGGAATGTCGCCGACCCGGACGCCTGGATCGACGCGGGTTTCACGTACCGCGGCATCGGCAGAGGCGACAAAAA
- a CDS encoding DegT/DnrJ/EryC1/StrS family aminotransferase, giving the protein MTIPIARPLLGAEEADAVTAVLASGMIAQGGRTAMFEEQFARYCGARHGVAVNSGTAALHAALLAAGVGPGDEVIVPAFTFFATASSVAMCGATPVFADVDPALFTIDPASVENLVTPRTKAVIGVHLYGQPCDVGAIREICDDRHLVFIEDAAQAHGAEYRGQRAGSLGDLACFSFYATKNMATGEGGMVTTSSDDYDARLRRVINHGQSDKYLHTELGYNYRLTDIAAAIGLVQLSKLDDFNRRRQETAAYYDSHIRAPGILTPPVAAGMTHVYHQYVMRVTEEAALSRDAFMARLREKGIGTAVHYPVPLNRQPVFAGLNASCPVAESLAASVFSIPVHPAVTDEERAYICDAINEVI; this is encoded by the coding sequence ATGACGATCCCGATCGCACGCCCCCTTCTCGGGGCTGAGGAAGCGGACGCCGTGACGGCGGTCCTTGCATCAGGCATGATCGCACAGGGCGGCCGCACGGCTATGTTCGAAGAACAGTTCGCCAGATATTGCGGGGCCAGACATGGCGTCGCCGTCAACTCGGGCACGGCCGCCCTCCATGCCGCCCTGCTCGCGGCAGGCGTCGGCCCGGGCGACGAGGTGATCGTCCCGGCCTTCACCTTCTTTGCGACTGCGTCCTCGGTCGCTATGTGCGGCGCGACGCCGGTCTTCGCCGACGTCGACCCCGCACTCTTCACCATCGATCCGGCCTCCGTTGAGAATCTCGTCACCCCGCGGACAAAGGCCGTGATCGGCGTCCACCTGTACGGCCAGCCCTGCGACGTCGGGGCTATCCGGGAGATCTGCGACGACCGCCACCTCGTCTTCATCGAGGACGCCGCCCAGGCCCATGGCGCCGAATACCGTGGACAGAGGGCCGGGTCGCTCGGCGACCTCGCCTGTTTCTCCTTCTATGCGACGAAGAACATGGCGACAGGCGAGGGCGGCATGGTCACGACATCCTCGGACGATTACGACGCACGCCTCCGCCGGGTCATCAACCACGGCCAGTCAGACAAGTACCTCCACACCGAACTCGGCTACAACTACCGTCTCACCGACATCGCCGCCGCGATCGGCCTCGTGCAACTCTCGAAACTCGACGACTTCAACAGGCGCCGGCAGGAGACCGCCGCATACTATGACAGCCACATCCGCGCACCCGGCATCCTCACACCGCCGGTGGCGGCGGGCATGACCCATGTCTACCACCAGTACGTGATGCGGGTGACCGAAGAGGCGGCCCTCTCACGGGACGCGTTCATGGCCCGTCTCCGGGAGAAGGGAATAGGGACGGCAGTCCACTACCCTGTCCCGCTCAACCGCCAGCCCGTCTTTGCAGGCCTGAATGCCTCCTGCCCGGTCGCCGAGTCGCTTGCAGCATCCGTCTTCTCCATCCCCGTCCACCCGGCCGTGACCGACGAGGAGAGGGCGTACATCTGCGATGCGATCAACGAGGTGATCTAG